Within Fusarium fujikuroi IMI 58289 draft genome, chromosome FFUJ_chr08, the genomic segment GGGACTGGGAGGGTTACACCGCTCAGTATCACTTAACAAAAGTACCGTTCGATCCGCGGGGTAGAAATGAAGCAAGGAGAATGTAGATCCCTAAAGATTGTTGACGAACAGAGTTCTGGAGAAGTATAAATGCTAGCAGGATATGCCCTTCGAGTGGTGGACTATCACAGCAGACACTCAAGACAAACTACACTCACAAACCAACAATGGCTACCAAGGCTCTAGCAACATGGGCTCTAGCCCTTCAGTTTGGCAACCTAACCGACCCAATCGTCGACATAGCCGTCAAGAGCGTCTATAACTGGGCCGGCTGTGCTATCGGCGGCTACGCTCTACCCCCAGCAGGTATTGCGTACGAGGCCAGTGCTCCCTTCATCGCAGCCGGTGGAAACTCTTCCATCTTTGGGACTGGGAAGTACGTTGATGTTAAGACCGCAGCTCTCATCAACGGTATTGCCTCTCACGCTGATGACTATGATGATACCCACCGGGATAACCCTATTCACCCCTCTGGGCCTGTACTGTCTGCTCTCTTTGCTGTTGCGGAGTGGATGGCACCTGTGTCAGGCGAAGAATTCTTGGCTGCCTTCgttgctggtgttgaagcgGAGTGCAAAATTGGTGTTGCTGTTTTTCCGGAGCATTATAATGTTGGATGGCGTAAGTGGACCTAATCATTCTTCTTGGACGTGGCCATATTGACTGTCATCAGACATCACTACCACTGTTGGCTCGGTCGGCTCAGCTGTTGCCGTCGGAAAGCTCCTCGGACTTGACACTAAGCAAATGCAGAGAGCTATCAGCATAGCCTCCGTTCAAGTCATAGGGATGCATGAGTCTTTTGGCACAGACACCAAGCCTTTCCACGTTGGAGCCGCAGCACAAGCAGGTCTCCAGTCGGCTTTGCTCGCTAAGAGTGGCTTTGGCGGATCCCTTGAAGGCTTAGAAGCTAAGAGGGGTTGGTCTCATGTTGTCAGCACTCGTGAGAATCTGACTGCTGAGATCTCCAcccttggtgatgtttggGAGATCTCTAGGAACACGTTCAAACCGTACCCATGCGACAGGATCATCCACGCTGCCATCGATGGCTGGATTCAGATCCACAATAAGGCAGTGAAAGACGGTCTCGACGtcaacaagatcgccaaTGTCACGGCCCGTACTCACCCCCGCGTTTTGTTCCTGACGGATGACCCCAAGCCCGAGACAGGTCTGCAGGGCAAGTTCAGCGTCTATCATGCTGCCGCTGTAGCAATTCTTTTCGGCGAAGCAACCCCAACCCAGTTCACCGATGAGGCTGTTCAGAACAAAACTGTCATCGACCTCCGCCAGAAGGTCAATGTCACAAGTGATGACAAGGTTAGTGAGCATGAGGCGTTTGTAGCTGTTGAGTTTGAGAGTGGAAAAAAACTCGAGGTCCATGTTGAGCACACGATCGGTAGCTATGAGAATCCTCTGGATGAGAAGTTCCTCCATACCAAGTTCTTGGATCATGTTGGTAACCAGATTGGAGAGGTTCGGGCGAAGAAGGCTTTGAGCGCTTTCGCGGGTATCGCCAACATGACAGATGTCGGTCAGATTGCTCAAGAGTTCAAGGAGTAAGGTCTTTCAAGAAAAGGGTTGTATTAATCATCTGTCGAACGCATGTAATGAATGAGTAGATACATATACAATACCACGAACATCTTACTGCAGTCTTACCTGCATTTAGACTCCGACACATTGTTAATAAAGTCAATATAAGTTCACGGTCTAGAGTAGGGATTGAGGCAATAAttgctttgagcttcttcttgaagatttTCATGACTGGAGTACACTCCCGCGTACATCGTTTTCCGGCCGTGTGATATCGACCAAAGACGACATTACAGCCTTGCAATTCGCCCAGACAATCATGGAGATGCTTAAGGCGGTTCGGAGGCCGAACAGCTACTACAAGGGAGATGGCCATGTGCCTCTATGTATCTAGAAAGTAAATGCAAGGTATGAGCAATGTGGCAGTGTTCATGTCTGTCATGTTTGCCTTGTTCTATCAAGTGGTGAGTTTGTCTCCCAAATTTGACTAAACTCGCGGGTTGAGGATAGAATATGAGGCAAAGATCATTGGTATATTCTATTTCCGTTGCGCTATACAATTATTTGTCGAAGTCCGGGCCTTATTCTTGCTACCATGAGCAGATTCAAAGTTACAGAACATATCGGAAATCCTTGTTCTCAAACTCTGTCTGATCCCGCATACCAGCCTCGTTACTACGCTCCTTATCGGGCGCACCGTAGGTCTTGTTACGGTGTCTGTTGATAAGATACATATACACTAAACACAAAGGGTTAGCCGAAATTCTCGCCTTGAATCGTCAGGCCACTTACCAAGAAGGCCCAGGTGGCAACAGAACTTGATAGCGTAGCCTACTAGAAGTCCAATAGTGGCACCAGTGAAGTGAGGAGCCTCGGACTTCTTCACGACGAAGGGACCGGCAAAGTTGCCCCAGCAATATGCAGTACTGGCAGAGTATGTTAGTCAGGCCTCAGAAGATTAACGATGAAAAACTTACAAGACCAGAGCACTAGCAAGAGATCTATGAGTGTAGCCAGCCATGTTGGAGGAAATGGTGGTCAGAGACACAGTGAAGCCAACAGACTGGGTGTTGACCAGCCAGAAGCATACAAGTCGGCCCCAAGTGTTATCGCGGGGGAGGTAGGCCATGCAAGCAGCAGAGATTGTGCAAAGCATGTTGGCAACCGTAGCAGTGAGTAGACGAGCTGGTTATTGTTAGTTGACTGGCTGGGTGCTTCCTAAAGATGGTTTGACTAACAGTTGGGAACATTGAGAATGATGCTTCCACCAATGATCAAGCCGATGATCTGGACAGCATCTCCAACGGACTTTAGCTGAGTAGTTCTGGTGGTGCTAAATCCCATGTCgcggatgatgatggtcGAGAAGGAGTTGACAACACCATTAGGGATGGCGCTGTGAATCGTTTATTAGTCAATGGTCAAAATTTTCGTCGTGACAATGATTTTACTTACGCAGCAAAGACCGAGGTAAAGAGCAGAAGGGTCTTGGGATCAGTGAAGCCAAGGACGACCTGATCCTTATCGAATGCTTTATTCTTGATACCCGTCTCATTGGATGCGACTCTCTTGACTGCAATGAGACGCTCTCGGTGGTTGAGGAATCGTGCGTTGGAAGGCGAATCGGGGAGGAGGAACCAGATGACAAAAGCCCAAAGACAAGTGGCGCCACCGAGCTGCGGACATGTTAGCTGTGTCCTGAGGTTGTTAAACGTAACGGTGACTTACGATGTAGAATATCAGCTCCCATCGCTCAGGCTTGAGGTCGACGGGAAGCTTGGAGACTCCCATGGAGATGTATGAACCAACCTACATAAGTCCAGTCATTAGCAAGACGACTTTGGATACCGGACTCTATTTGAGACTTACAATGCCACCCCAACCCAGAGACGAGTACCAAATACACTGGCGAAGTGGGATCTCTCGTCGGGTGTACCAGAAACCAGTCATTAGTGTCAACCCAGGCGTAACAGCAGCCTCAAATACACCCATGATGAACCGCACTGCCAGAGCACTGGAATAGTCGCGACTCTgagtcatgatgatgaccatGAGACCCCACAGGAAGACGCTGATAGCCATGACCTTTTGCGCAGGGAAGCGACCAATGAGCCATCCGCAAGGATATTGGCCAAAGAAATAACCAGCATAGACCACTGTATACCTGTATTAATAATCGACCGTGCGAGAGGAGGCGAGGATCACCGACTTGCAGAAAGGTAGTTGAATTGGTTGCCTTTGAGGCCAAGAGCGTCCTGATATCCGAAGAGGTTGGCATAGTTGAGAGAGGTTTTATCCATGAACTGAAGCGCTTGAGTCATGAGAAACATGGGGAGGATAACGAGATCGAGTTTCCATCGCAATTTCTTTGCCTATAGATTTGTCAGCGAACGCAGTAGTGTATCCAAGGAGTGTTCAGCCTACCTCAGCATCTGAGAACTCAATGTCGCGAGCTTCAAGGTACTCGCTGTAACCAACAGCATTCTCTCGGTCATGAACGCCCATGTCGTTTCGACCGCCCTTGAGCTCCGAGTCCTCAATGGCCTCAACACTAGGGGGTGACTCAACGATAGGCTTAGGCGTGTCCGACATTGCTACTGAAAGTCTTATtgctcaagtcaagtcaagtcaggaGAGGATGGAGGGTAGAATAGATTGAAGACTGAGACTGGACAAGGGGACGCTGGGGTAGTATTTATCCAGCGCATGATCGCAAAGTAAAGCAAAAACCTGGACGACCTGGGGTAGCATGCAACTTCTCCGCCTTTACCCCATGGGGCCTGGTTCGACTCCGCATGGCATTGGCCAATTGAACATCATCGGTGAACTACTGGAGTATCCCCACGGCCAGTCTCCGCGGCTGCAAACCGATGGAGGTTGTTCAGAGCGCCACTGGCGTTAATTAAACATGGAATTGTGTAATTGTTAACTAGCAGCTCGCATGAGACCGTGGACGGGCTTTCTGAATGACTACGCGGTTGCATCTTCCAACACCCATTGAAGTATTTTCAAATAATCATTTTATCACACTATGGGGCAGTCATCATCGAAACAAGCCACCAGCGAGCAATACCTTGCTAAACCAAGTGGTAGCTGCTGTCTTAAAGGCACGATCCATGAGGGCGAGTCAAGAGGGACTTGGGAAACCATCGCAGACGTCGAAACATACATCTCAAAACCAGCACCAGAAAAGGCAAATGGAAACATCCTACTGTACTTTCCAGATGTATGGGGCATGTTCTCCAATGGGCTGTTAGTCATGGATGCTTTCGCAGATGCAGGCTATCTAGTCTTGGGGCTCGACTACTTCCGTGGGGTAAGTCCAGGCAGACATACAGCGCTTAGATCAGAGACTAACGATGATACAGGACCCTGTTTGGAAGCATCGCAAAGACCGGCATACCCAGAATCCTGACTTTGACTACGAAGCCTGGAAGCGCAAGCACACTGCCTTTGCGGATGTCGCTGTTCCCAAATGGGTGGCTGCTGTGAAGAAGAGCTATGGAACAAACACAACAAAGTTTGCTTGTGTCGGCTACTGCTTCGGAGCGCCTTACGTGTGCAATGAGCTGAAAGGTGATACGGTAACAGTTGGCGCTTTTGCTCATCCAGCGTTCCTCAAGGAACATCATTTTACAGATCTCAAGAGTAcactcttctttcttttgcagccctctctcagccttgctaatattttatagagcCTTTATTTCTCTCATGCTCGGAAGTTGATCACACGTTTGATGTGCCGTCCCGGCGTCGCGCGCTGGATATTCTACAGACCAACAAGAAAGTCTTTCACTATCAAGTATTTTCTGGTGTTGAGCACGGATTTGCTCTGAGAGGTGATCCCAAAGATCCTTACCAGCGTAAGTTCCATGTTTGAGGCGTACCTTGAGGCCTACTGACACGAAATAGGATGGGTAAAGGAACAGAGCCTGGCAGGTATCGTAGCATGGTTCAATTATTGGTTGTCGCAATAGCTTTTGTAAGACGGTTAGATGAAAAATAGGCGATGAATTAGATTCCCTGTCGACTTGTACACTATCATTCGAGTTCCAATTGGCGATTTAGGCTCGTGTCATCTCCCCTGCGTTGAAGTTGTTCAAAGAACGTATTGCACAAGAACTGTCCCCCTACAGTTCAGCAGTCGCTACGTAAAATCTGCCCGTTCACCTAATGGTAAGGGATTTGCGACTTCTCGTCTAGTCGATCCTTTGGCGCGCAGCAAGCATAGGAATTATAGTCGATACAGCTTGGCCTGTTGCACCGATTCCAGCGATCAACGAATTGGTGCGCTAAACACAGTGACCACTAGCGAGGGCCATGAGAAGGATTCATGTCAATGCCGGAGTGTCTCAGTCTGGTGATAAAAACATCCTACTGCAGGCCACTAAGAGCCGCAGAGCCGATAGGCTTGGCTAGCATGAAATTGAGGCTGATGTCAATTGGCAGATAAAATTCCGGGGCAAGACCGATTTTGGGCATTCCCATCATTTCCCCGCATACCGTGGCCCTCGTGACGGTGTATTCAATAGCGCAGAGGCCAGGGGGTTTCGGCGATTGCCCGCGCCGAGTGCCCGGAAGCTGGATGGGTACAAAGTGGCAATTGGCCGCGGTGAGCGACGACTTTTCAATGTTTGGCTGAATAGTGaataatatttattcttCGATGCTTGATCTCGTGAGTCATATGAACTTGTTTTACTATAGATTTGGATCGTGAATCATCAATATTTGTAAAAGTCAACATTTTGTCAaaacaacttcatcaactgAGTTACTCCACAATGGCACCAC encodes:
- a CDS encoding related to immune-responsive protein 1, whose protein sequence is MATKALATWALALQFGNLTDPIVDIAVKSVYNWAGCAIGGYALPPAGIAYEASAPFIAAGGNSSIFGTGKYVDVKTAALINGIASHADDYDDTHRDNPIHPSGPVLSALFAVAEWMAPVSGEEFLAAFVAGVEAECKIGVAVFPEHYNVGWHITTTVGSVGSAVAVGKLLGLDTKQMQRAISIASVQVIGMHESFGTDTKPFHVGAAAQAGLQSALLAKSGFGGSLEGLEAKRGWSHVVSTRENLTAEISTLGDVWEISRNTFKPYPCDRIIHAAIDGWIQIHNKAVKDGLDVNKIANVTARTHPRVLFLTDDPKPETGLQGKFSVYHAAAVAILFGEATPTQFTDEAVQNKTVIDLRQKVNVTSDDKVSEHEAFVAVEFESGKKLEVHVEHTIGSYENPLDEKFLHTKFLDHVGNQIGEVRAKKALSAFAGIANMTDVGQIAQEFKE
- a CDS encoding related to DAL5-allantoate and ureidosuccinate permease translates to MSDTPKPIVESPPSVEAIEDSELKGGRNDMGVHDRENAVGYSEYLEARDIEFSDAEAKKLRWKLDLVILPMFLMTQALQFMDKTSLNYANLFGYQDALGLKGNQFNYLSAMVYAGYFFGQYPCGWLIGRFPAQKVMAISVFLWGLMVIIMTQSRDYSSALAVRFIMGVFEAAVTPGLTLMTGFWYTRREIPLRQCIWYSSLGWGGIVGSYISMGVSKLPVDLKPERWELIFYILGGATCLWAFVIWFLLPDSPSNARFLNHRERLIAVKRVASNETGIKNKAFDKDQVVLGFTDPKTLLLFTSVFAAAIPNGVVNSFSTIIIRDMGFSTTRTTQLKSVGDAVQIIGLIIGGSIILNVPNSRLLTATVANMLCTISAACMAYLPRDNTWGRLVCFWLVNTQSVGFTVSLTTISSNMAGYTHRSLASALVFTAYCWGNFAGPFVVKKSEAPHFTGATIGLLVGYAIKFCCHLGLLVYMYLINRHRNKTYGAPDKERSNEAGMRDQTEFENKDFRYVL
- a CDS encoding related to dienelactone hydrolase, with amino-acid sequence MGQSSSKQATSEQYLAKPSGSCCLKGTIHEGESRGTWETIADVETYISKPAPEKANGNILLYFPDVWGMFSNGLLVMDAFADAGYLVLGLDYFRGDPVWKHRKDRHTQNPDFDYEAWKRKHTAFADVAVPKWVAAVKKSYGTNTTKFACVGYCFGAPYVCNELKGDTVTVGAFAHPAFLKEHHFTDLKKPLFLSCSEVDHTFDVPSRRRALDILQTNKKVFHYQVFSGVEHGFALRGDPKDPYQRWVKEQSLAGIVAWFNYWLSQ